A window from Blastocatellia bacterium encodes these proteins:
- a CDS encoding glycoside hydrolase: MRGTAVEQKQSHCSGSTGRTAETTYQKRGRILLVAAALLGGVATAPAQEKPFIEDYVRAAVTAPPAALNVDPFYKKYTDALGIPILSSEKVPDAALLVARDIVIAMLAKRPDLRQEMIKKKMRVGVMAQSEVTTDIPEHRNRKKPARDDPRLTPAERANYDRPGGIGSMTDKEYWDRRARGLGGNPTTCAEENLLGYPGTRYYGENILIHEFAHAIMGVAIRTADPQLYEEIQAAYREAMTRGLWKGHYASTNANEYWAEGTQFWFWSNYEYRDGNRRVQTPDDLKEYDSRLYELLSRVYETHRIPMDVYHGKNIPPRRRQSQGDR; the protein is encoded by the coding sequence ATGAGAGGCACCGCCGTTGAACAGAAGCAGAGTCACTGCTCAGGTTCTACGGGGCGAACTGCCGAGACGACCTATCAAAAGAGAGGGCGAATCCTCCTTGTGGCAGCGGCTCTCCTGGGCGGGGTGGCAACGGCACCGGCCCAGGAGAAGCCGTTCATTGAGGATTACGTGCGGGCGGCAGTGACGGCTCCTCCGGCTGCACTCAACGTTGATCCGTTCTACAAAAAGTACACCGATGCGCTGGGCATTCCCATTCTCAGTTCGGAGAAAGTGCCCGATGCCGCCTTGCTCGTAGCGCGGGACATCGTCATCGCCATGCTAGCCAAGCGGCCCGATCTGCGACAGGAGATGATCAAAAAGAAGATGCGCGTCGGCGTCATGGCCCAGTCGGAAGTCACCACCGATATTCCCGAGCATCGCAACCGCAAGAAGCCGGCGCGCGACGATCCGCGACTGACACCGGCCGAACGGGCCAACTACGACCGGCCGGGCGGCATCGGCAGTATGACCGACAAGGAGTACTGGGATCGCCGCGCCCGGGGGCTCGGAGGCAATCCCACAACCTGCGCCGAGGAAAATCTGCTCGGCTATCCGGGAACGCGGTACTACGGCGAGAACATCCTCATCCATGAATTTGCCCACGCCATTATGGGCGTGGCCATCCGAACGGCCGATCCCCAACTCTACGAGGAGATTCAGGCGGCCTATCGGGAGGCGATGACCAGGGGGCTCTGGAAAGGTCACTATGCTTCGACCAACGCCAACGAATATTGGGCGGAAGGAACTCAATTCTGGTTCTGGTCCAACTACGAGTACCGCGATGGGAATCGGCGCGTTCAGACGCCGGACGATCTCAAGGAATATGACTCCCGGCTTTACGAGTTGCTCAGTCGCGTCTACGAGACACACCGCATTCCGATGGACGTCTATCATGGCAAGAATATTCCGCCTCGACGACGACAGTCCCAGGGGGATCGGTGA